One genomic window of Papaver somniferum cultivar HN1 unplaced genomic scaffold, ASM357369v1 unplaced-scaffold_150, whole genome shotgun sequence includes the following:
- the LOC113335935 gene encoding ribosome biogenesis protein bms1-like: protein MASASAASSSSSKQQVVLWGPNYVKVYTTTTTTTDNNTEASTAGLQSDMEVDRPAYVLEEEERPPYVIVVHGPPKVGKSTLIRSLVGYYSKDNRYSVHEKGPIKIISGKKRRIQFVECPNSVSGMLDAAKYADAVMLLIDTYTSFEMETFEFVNILRVHGMPMVMGVLTSLDLCTNVDRLSRTKEYLKNHFTTEIHEGARIFCLSGLIDGLCKEHEILHLVNFLSSMEFYPLSRRDAQPYVLVDHFEDVTPPENMDKDNKCKRNIVLYGYLRGCDIKNGVQVHIAGVGDRPLFSVTSLADPCPLLASPKRKRSRKDKEHDASEGFKPGTYLRLEVQDVPFEMIQNYNPCHLILIGGISPGEETLGYIKATLTRHSWHKKLLRTRNPIIVSVGWRRYQTIPVYAVEDRDERLQMLHYTPVGT from the exons ATGGCGTCTGCatctgctgcttcttcttcttccagtaaGCAGCAAGTTGTTCTGTGGGGTCCGAATTATGTGAAAGTAtatacaaccaccaccaccaccaccgacaacAATACAGAGGCATCTACTGCGGGATTACAGTCCGATATGGAAGTTGATAGACCTGCTTatgtattagaagaagaagaacgacctCCTTATGTTATTGTTGTCCATGGACCTCCCAAG GTTGGGAAGTCCACGTTGATTAGATCGTTAGTAGGGTATTATTCCAAGGACAATCGTTACTCAGTACACGAGAAAGGTCCCATTAAGATCATATCAG GTAAAAAAAGAAGAATACAGTTTGTGGAGTGTCCAAATAGTGTTAGTGGTATGCTTGATGCTGCTAAGTACGCTGACGCTGTCATGTTGCTCATTGATACATATACTAGCTTTGAGATG GAGACGTTTGAATTTGTGAACATTTTACGAGTTCATGGCATGCCGATGGTCATGGGAGTGCTGACATCTCTTGATTTGTGCACAAACGTTGATAGACTATCAAGAACTAAAGAATATCTCAAAAATCATTTCACAACTGAAATACATGAAGGAGCAAGAATATTCTGTTTATCTGGACTCATAGATGGGCT GTGCAAGGAGCATGAAATACTTCATCTGGTAAATTTCTTATCGTCTATGGAATTCTATCCTTTGTCACGGAGAGACGCACAACCTTATGTGCTGGTAGATCATTTTGAAGATGTTACTCCTCCAGAAAATATGGACAAGGATAACAAATGCAAAAGAAACATTGTTTTGTATGGTTACCTCCGAGGTTGTGATATCAAGAATGGAGTTCAG GTGCACATTGCTGGTGTTGGTGATCGCCCTCTATTTAGTGTAACAAGCTTAGCTGATCCTTGCCCTTTACTGGCTAGTCCCAAAAGGAAGAGATCTCGGAAAG ATAAAGAGCATGATGCGAGTGAGGGTTTCAAGCCAGGGACTTATCTAAGGTTGGAGGTCCAAGACGTTCCTTTCGAGATGATTCAAAATTACAATCCTTGTCATCTTATTCTCATTGGAGGCATCAGTCCTGGAGAGGAGACTCTTGGCTATATTAAG GCAACACTTACGCGACATAGTTGGCACAAGAAATTACTGAGGACAAGAAACCCTATCATTGTTTCGGTTGGTTGGAGGCGGTACCAGACTATCCCTGTGTATGCTGTGGAGGATCGCGATGAACGGCTTCAAATGCTCCATTACACCCCAGTAGGCACGTAG